From a single Candidatus Binatia bacterium genomic region:
- a CDS encoding TonB-dependent receptor plug domain-containing protein, giving the protein MPPIRAALLAAVVLTWGPPARAADLPAAADSSSIAPDPSDIPPAPDSIHYMLPGLEVRASRFLTRDPRADFITREQIRRTAATADDAFRVVQTLPGVASSDYAASFLVRGGESDETLVRFDGFDLLEPYHIPYWGGAISVVSPDVVQTMQLSRGGLPARYGRELSGALEIESPRDRPDGPRYQVGAGATQLRALVAGPTKGGGSYLLGIRHGLLAAIGRLHRLDRDVSVVPDFQDLIGEARLRPAEGHELTLLALGAREKLRYDMPYDENDLNGSVRNLTLGASWSYRPSERARHRLVFSADRFHRATLVGRSGRDDSVTRAVRARLEGERSLGGGRAIEWGAAAEYEDGWLALDGIRGSLGTSGYQEEVEHVVAGNAVRRRGEAYLSARAAAGSRATLTAGVNVSRDLYTWGLRRDGVPLPGTPGFAFVSPRLGVLARLGSAGSAWASIGLMHQPSFLNNLERETLPLGRNREAGETSAGFEIAPAGAALRVEGYLRRERGAGLPAQDVTAQPPPPFALDRGSARGVELSLRTPSWARADASLGYTLSRAVWTAPEGIVPRSFDQRHAAALSLDVRPAAGWNLNVLARYHTGSPYTASVWTHDDSTGTWTRAFGTFMGARYPAYFRLDFRLSHPLSFGPTGGQAYVELINATGRVNVHQYTYAFDPGSAAAPRRQAIELFPRMPAAGFEFSF; this is encoded by the coding sequence ATGCCGCCCATCCGTGCCGCCCTCCTCGCCGCGGTTGTTCTCACGTGGGGCCCGCCGGCTCGCGCCGCGGACCTGCCCGCTGCCGCCGACTCGTCGTCCATCGCCCCCGACCCCTCGGACATCCCGCCCGCGCCCGACTCCATCCACTACATGCTGCCCGGCCTGGAGGTACGCGCCTCCCGCTTTCTCACCCGAGACCCTCGCGCCGACTTCATCACGCGCGAGCAGATCCGGCGCACCGCGGCCACGGCCGACGACGCCTTCCGCGTCGTGCAGACCCTGCCCGGCGTCGCCAGCTCGGACTACGCCGCCTCCTTCCTGGTTCGCGGCGGGGAGAGCGACGAGACGCTGGTGCGCTTCGACGGCTTCGATTTGCTCGAGCCGTATCACATCCCCTACTGGGGCGGCGCCATCTCGGTCGTGAGCCCCGACGTGGTGCAGACGATGCAGCTCTCGCGCGGCGGCCTTCCCGCGCGCTACGGCCGCGAGCTCTCCGGCGCGCTCGAGATCGAATCGCCGCGCGACCGTCCCGACGGGCCGCGCTACCAGGTGGGCGCCGGAGCCACGCAGCTCCGCGCCCTCGTCGCGGGCCCGACGAAGGGCGGAGGCTCCTACCTCCTCGGCATCCGCCACGGGCTCCTCGCCGCGATCGGCCGACTGCACCGCCTGGACCGCGACGTCTCGGTCGTCCCCGACTTCCAGGACCTGATCGGCGAGGCGCGGCTCCGCCCGGCCGAGGGCCACGAGCTGACCCTGCTGGCGCTGGGCGCGCGCGAGAAGCTCCGCTACGACATGCCGTACGACGAGAACGACCTGAACGGCTCGGTGCGGAACCTCACGCTGGGGGCGTCCTGGTCCTACCGGCCCTCGGAGCGCGCGCGGCACCGGCTGGTGTTCTCCGCCGACCGGTTCCACCGGGCGACCCTGGTGGGGCGGAGCGGGCGCGACGACAGCGTCACGCGCGCGGTGCGCGCGCGGCTGGAGGGGGAGCGGTCGCTCGGCGGCGGCAGGGCCATCGAGTGGGGCGCGGCGGCGGAGTACGAAGACGGCTGGCTGGCGCTGGACGGCATTCGGGGCTCGCTCGGGACCTCGGGCTACCAGGAGGAAGTGGAGCACGTCGTCGCCGGCAACGCGGTGCGCCGCCGCGGCGAGGCGTACCTTTCCGCGCGCGCGGCGGCCGGCTCGCGCGCGACGCTCACCGCGGGGGTCAACGTCTCGCGGGACCTCTACACGTGGGGACTCCGCCGGGACGGGGTGCCGCTGCCGGGCACGCCGGGATTCGCGTTCGTCTCGCCGCGGCTCGGGGTGCTCGCGCGACTGGGGAGCGCGGGATCGGCCTGGGCTTCGATAGGCCTCATGCACCAGCCCTCGTTCCTGAACAATCTGGAGCGCGAGACCCTTCCTCTCGGGCGAAACCGCGAGGCCGGTGAGACGTCGGCGGGATTCGAAATCGCGCCGGCCGGCGCCGCGCTTCGCGTCGAGGGATATCTTCGCCGGGAGCGCGGCGCGGGGCTTCCGGCCCAGGACGTGACCGCGCAGCCGCCGCCACCCTTCGCGCTCGACCGCGGCTCCGCGCGCGGCGTGGAGCTCTCCCTGCGCACCCCCTCCTGGGCGCGGGCCGACGCGTCGCTCGGCTACACGCTGAGCCGCGCCGTCTGGACGGCGCCCGAGGGGATCGTGCCCCGCTCCTTCGATCAGCGCCACGCGGCGGCGCTCTCGCTCGACGTCAGGCCGGCCGCCGGGTGGAACCTGAACGTGCTTGCGCGCTATCACACCGGCTCCCCTTACACCGCGTCCGTGTGGACGCATGACGATTCCACCGGCACGTGGACGCGCGCCTTCGGGACCTTCATGGGCGCGCGCTATCCCGCGTACTTCCGCCTCGACTTCCGCCTTTCGCATCCCCTCTCCTTCGGTCCGACGGGGGGACAGGCCTACGTGGAGCTGATCAACGCCACCGGGCGGGTCAACGTGCACCAGTACACGTACGCCTTCGACCCGGGGAGCGCCGCGGCGCCGCGCCGCCAGGCGATCGAGCTATTCCCCCGCATGCCCGCCGCCGGATTCGAGTTCTCCTTCTGA
- a CDS encoding Rieske (2Fe-2S) protein translates to MTQFVRVARASDVEEGKGLIVWAGPIKVALFRCEGAVYAIRNQCPHMGGDLGEGLLTGDVVRCPWHGWTFNVKTGKSPEAELVAVRSFEVKIEGEDVYVAV, encoded by the coding sequence ATGACCCAGTTCGTGAGGGTGGCCCGCGCGTCGGACGTGGAGGAGGGGAAGGGGCTGATCGTGTGGGCGGGGCCGATCAAGGTGGCCCTCTTCCGCTGCGAGGGCGCCGTCTACGCGATCCGAAACCAATGCCCGCACATGGGGGGCGACCTGGGCGAGGGGCTCCTGACCGGCGACGTGGTGCGCTGCCCGTGGCACGGCTGGACGTTCAACGTGAAGACCGGGAAATCGCCCGAGGCGGAGCTGGTGGCGGTGCGGTCGTTCGAGGTGAAGATCGAGGGGGAGGACGTCTATGTCGCCGTCTGA
- a CDS encoding acyl-CoA dehydrogenase family protein codes for MSGILSEQNLMWRARAREVAEKSVRPLAAKYDREQEYPWEIKQAIADAGLMGVWIPKEYGGHGGGVLDLCICVEELSRACGGVGVLYAVNALGTFPILVGGTEEQKQKYLRPIAEGKKLISFGLSEKFAGSDAASLHATAVQDGDHYILNGEKKWNTNGGAADIYSVFAVTQPDSKSRRISAFIVEKGTPGFRIGKVEDKMGIRCVPVVEIHFDNCRVPAKNLLGEVPGHGFKHAMMTLDKARPGVASQAVGLAQGALEYATVYAGHREQFGSPILSFQMIQGMLADMATRVEAARQLVYAAASAVDAGAPNVSKLAAMCKLFATDTAMQVTTDAVQIFGGYGYMRDYPIEKYMRDAKITQIYEGTNQVQRLVVARSLIKEALGLKFLLDYIPKETQKGVNDPETLARKKEEARETVESDKA; via the coding sequence TTGTCCGGCATCCTCAGCGAACAGAATCTGATGTGGCGGGCGCGCGCCCGCGAAGTGGCCGAGAAATCGGTGCGTCCGCTCGCGGCCAAGTACGACCGGGAACAGGAATATCCGTGGGAGATCAAGCAAGCCATCGCGGACGCGGGGCTCATGGGGGTCTGGATCCCCAAGGAGTACGGCGGCCACGGCGGCGGCGTGCTCGATCTCTGCATCTGCGTCGAGGAATTGTCGCGAGCCTGCGGCGGCGTCGGCGTGCTCTACGCCGTGAACGCGCTCGGCACCTTCCCGATCCTGGTCGGAGGAACCGAGGAGCAGAAGCAGAAGTACCTGCGCCCCATCGCCGAGGGGAAGAAGCTCATCTCCTTCGGCCTCTCCGAGAAATTCGCCGGCAGCGACGCCGCCAGCCTCCACGCCACCGCGGTCCAGGACGGCGACCACTACATCCTGAACGGCGAGAAGAAGTGGAACACCAACGGCGGCGCGGCCGACATCTACTCGGTGTTTGCGGTGACGCAGCCCGACAGCAAGTCGCGGCGCATCAGCGCCTTCATCGTCGAGAAGGGGACGCCCGGCTTCCGGATCGGCAAGGTCGAGGACAAGATGGGGATCCGCTGCGTTCCCGTGGTGGAGATCCACTTCGACAACTGCCGCGTACCGGCCAAGAACCTCTTGGGCGAAGTCCCGGGTCACGGCTTCAAGCACGCCATGATGACGCTGGACAAGGCCCGCCCGGGCGTCGCGTCGCAGGCGGTGGGTCTGGCGCAGGGCGCCCTGGAATACGCGACCGTCTACGCGGGGCATCGCGAGCAGTTCGGATCGCCGATCCTCTCGTTCCAGATGATCCAGGGGATGCTGGCTGACATGGCCACGCGCGTCGAGGCGGCGCGGCAGCTCGTCTACGCTGCGGCCAGCGCCGTGGACGCGGGTGCCCCCAACGTTTCCAAGCTGGCCGCGATGTGCAAGCTCTTCGCCACCGATACCGCGATGCAGGTCACGACCGACGCGGTCCAGATCTTCGGCGGGTACGGCTACATGCGCGATTACCCGATCGAGAAATACATGCGCGACGCCAAGATCACCCAGATCTACGAAGGAACCAACCAGGTGCAGCGCCTGGTCGTGGCCCGGTCGCTCATCAAGGAAGCCCTCGGGCTCAAGTTCCTCCTCGATTACATTCCCAAGGAGACGCAGAAGGGCGTGAACGACCCCGAGACGCTCGCGCGGAAGAAGGAAGAGGCGCGCGAGACCGTGGAGTCGGACAAGGCCTGA
- a CDS encoding peroxiredoxin, which produces MQTTMDRTETLKVGDAAPDFTLKDQDGHDVTLSSFRGKKNVVLIFHPLAFTSICSVQMPGYNKDLQTFEGLDAQVLGLSVDSSPAHRAWAEMLGGIDYPMLADFHPHGEVSKRYGILRPEGFSERATIVIDKKGIVRSIEVHDIGTLPDHDKLLETLRSIQ; this is translated from the coding sequence ATGCAAACGACGATGGACCGGACCGAGACCCTGAAGGTCGGCGATGCCGCGCCCGACTTCACGCTGAAGGATCAGGACGGGCACGACGTCACGCTCTCCTCGTTCCGGGGGAAGAAGAACGTCGTCCTGATCTTCCACCCGCTCGCTTTCACGTCGATCTGCTCGGTCCAGATGCCCGGCTACAACAAGGACCTCCAGACCTTCGAGGGACTGGACGCCCAGGTCCTCGGACTCTCGGTCGACTCCTCGCCCGCGCATCGCGCCTGGGCCGAGATGCTGGGCGGCATCGATTACCCGATGCTCGCGGACTTCCACCCGCACGGCGAAGTTTCGAAGCGCTACGGGATCCTCCGTCCCGAGGGCTTTTCCGAGCGCGCGACCATCGTGATCGACAAGAAGGGGATCGTGCGCAGCATCGAGGTTCACGACATCGGCACCCTACCGGATCACGACAAGCTGCTCGAGACGCTGCGCTCCATTCAATGA
- the pyk gene encoding pyruvate kinase encodes MRRTKIIATVGPASADPAVLARMARAGMDVARINFSHGTYTDHRRAMRAVRLAAHRAKRTVGILLDLQGPRLRVGSFRDGSIRLVAGAEVLLTSEGGLGTAERIPIDYSGLMQDVSVGDRVLIDDGKVELKAVRKAAGGLRCRVVTGGAISDHKGVNFPGVRLSAPALTAKDRRDLAFGIEEGIDFVALSFVRSAEDLIGLRRLLRRAQRPPMVIAKIERREAIENLESILEAADGVMVARGDLGVEYPPERVPILQKRIIERANALEVIVITATQMLESMVTSSSPTRAEASDVANAIFDGTDAVMLSAETAVGRYPERAVRTMARIAAEADEFAATKRAPRRSDGSALPSPTHALAHTAFQASREIRAKALAIFTHTGYSARLVSKSRPQAPIFALTPLESTCRRLSLAWGVSAVQVPRWRTAEGMVEAGLRILITRKMIRRGDWVVAMAGTTTRSGGTNMLRILQQGRPPDKPR; translated from the coding sequence GTGCGCCGCACCAAGATCATCGCGACGGTAGGGCCGGCCAGCGCCGATCCCGCCGTTCTCGCGCGGATGGCTCGCGCCGGCATGGACGTCGCGCGCATCAACTTCTCCCACGGCACCTATACCGATCACCGCCGCGCCATGCGCGCCGTGCGGCTCGCCGCCCATCGCGCCAAGCGCACCGTCGGAATCCTTCTCGACCTCCAGGGGCCCCGCCTTCGGGTGGGATCGTTCCGGGACGGTTCGATCCGGCTTGTCGCCGGAGCCGAGGTGCTCCTGACCAGTGAGGGCGGGCTCGGAACCGCCGAGCGGATTCCGATCGACTATTCGGGCCTGATGCAGGACGTCTCCGTCGGGGACCGCGTCCTGATCGACGACGGCAAGGTCGAGCTCAAGGCGGTCCGGAAAGCGGCGGGCGGCCTGCGCTGCCGCGTGGTCACCGGCGGCGCGATCTCCGACCACAAGGGGGTGAACTTCCCCGGCGTGCGACTCTCGGCGCCCGCGCTCACGGCCAAGGACCGCCGCGATCTCGCGTTCGGCATCGAGGAGGGAATCGACTTCGTCGCGCTCTCGTTCGTGCGGAGCGCCGAAGACCTGATCGGCCTGCGCCGCCTGCTGCGCCGCGCGCAGCGCCCGCCGATGGTCATCGCCAAGATCGAGCGCCGTGAAGCGATCGAAAACCTCGAGTCGATCCTGGAGGCCGCCGACGGCGTGATGGTGGCGCGCGGCGACCTGGGCGTGGAGTATCCGCCCGAGCGCGTGCCGATCTTGCAGAAGCGGATCATCGAGCGCGCGAACGCGCTCGAGGTGATCGTGATCACCGCGACCCAGATGCTGGAGTCGATGGTGACCTCCTCCAGCCCGACGCGCGCGGAGGCCTCCGACGTCGCGAACGCCATCTTCGACGGGACGGACGCCGTGATGCTGAGCGCGGAGACCGCGGTGGGCCGTTACCCCGAGCGCGCCGTGCGCACCATGGCGCGGATCGCGGCGGAGGCCGACGAGTTCGCGGCCACGAAGCGCGCGCCGCGCCGCTCCGACGGCAGCGCGCTCCCCTCGCCGACCCACGCGCTCGCGCACACGGCGTTCCAGGCCTCGCGCGAGATCCGCGCCAAGGCGCTGGCCATCTTCACGCACACCGGCTACTCGGCGCGGCTCGTCTCCAAGTCGCGGCCTCAGGCGCCCATTTTCGCGCTGACGCCGCTCGAATCGACCTGCCGCCGCCTGTCGCTCGCCTGGGGAGTGTCGGCGGTCCAGGTGCCGCGCTGGCGCACCGCCGAGGGAATGGTCGAGGCCGGCCTTCGCATCCTCATCACCCGGAAGATGATCCGCCGCGGGGATTGGGTGGTGGCGATGGCGGGAACGACGACGCGCTCGGGGGGAACGAACATGCTGCGGATCCTGCAGCAGGGCCGCCCGCCGGATAAGCCGCGGTAG
- a CDS encoding DNA-3-methyladenine glycosylase, with amino-acid sequence MPSPEPLQRPFYVRSALTVARELLGCVLARRLPDGAVLRGRIVETEAYVGEEDKACHARAGRTARTDPLYGPPGLAYVYITYGMHYMLNAVAEPEGRPAAVLIRAAEPVEGVEWMVTARGASARTLTARAAAARHIAAGPARLTQAFGIDLRQNRADLRGPEIWIEPGLPVPDGQVGTSARIGCQTAPAPWDAIPWRFYVAGNPHVTPGTPRGAVTSSRRPAKPRKTRGGAQRRH; translated from the coding sequence ATGCCGAGCCCCGAGCCGCTCCAGCGCCCCTTCTACGTGCGCTCGGCGCTCACCGTCGCGCGCGAGCTCCTCGGCTGCGTGCTGGCGCGACGGCTTCCGGACGGCGCCGTCCTGCGCGGGCGCATCGTCGAGACCGAGGCCTACGTCGGCGAGGAGGACAAGGCCTGCCATGCGCGCGCGGGGCGCACGGCGCGCACCGATCCGCTCTACGGCCCGCCGGGTCTCGCCTACGTCTACATCACCTACGGCATGCACTACATGCTGAACGCCGTCGCGGAGCCGGAGGGGAGGCCCGCCGCCGTCCTGATCCGCGCCGCCGAGCCGGTCGAGGGGGTCGAGTGGATGGTGACCGCACGCGGCGCTTCGGCCCGGACGCTGACGGCCCGCGCGGCGGCGGCGCGCCATATCGCGGCCGGCCCCGCCCGCCTCACCCAGGCGTTCGGGATCGACCTGCGGCAGAACCGGGCCGATCTTCGGGGACCCGAGATCTGGATCGAGCCCGGCCTGCCCGTGCCCGACGGGCAGGTCGGCACGTCGGCGCGCATCGGCTGCCAGACCGCGCCCGCCCCCTGGGACGCTATTCCGTGGCGGTTCTACGTGGCGGGAAACCCCCACGTCACGCCAGGCACCCCGCGCGGAGCCGTAACCTCTTCGCGCAGGCCCGCGAAGCCGCGCAAAACTCGGGGTGGCGCACAGCGTCGGCATTGA
- a CDS encoding DUF6503 family protein, whose translation MRRAGGLALLGLLVAAASTFAVSDAAPAKHPPAASKSAARIPLPPRAMGEADAKAATVAKQLSDAMGGQRTWDVLPYFRFDFVVVQQGKEVARFQHWWDKRNGRCRVQGPDDKGRTVTAIFTLKDKKGKSFTDGIVDTDPTNIANIVQMGYERWVNDTYWIIMPFKLRDPGTHLKYVRLKRLGGKDYDVLQLSFDRGVGLTSGDRYTLYVNRSTHLLDKWDMMLEGKKPPPATSTWEQWTPIGPVKLALNHRLQGKPVEIRFDNVAVPQTMDPGVFANARVPG comes from the coding sequence ATGAGACGCGCCGGCGGGTTGGCGCTCCTGGGACTTCTGGTCGCCGCGGCTTCGACGTTCGCGGTCTCCGACGCCGCTCCGGCCAAGCATCCCCCGGCCGCCTCGAAATCCGCGGCCCGCATTCCGCTTCCACCGCGCGCCATGGGCGAGGCCGACGCGAAAGCCGCGACCGTCGCCAAGCAGCTGAGCGACGCCATGGGAGGGCAGCGGACCTGGGACGTCCTTCCCTATTTCCGGTTCGATTTCGTGGTCGTGCAGCAGGGGAAGGAAGTGGCGCGGTTCCAGCACTGGTGGGACAAGCGGAACGGCCGCTGCCGCGTCCAGGGCCCGGACGACAAGGGGCGCACCGTCACCGCGATCTTCACGCTGAAGGACAAGAAGGGGAAGTCGTTCACGGACGGGATCGTCGACACCGATCCCACCAACATCGCGAACATCGTCCAGATGGGCTACGAGCGATGGGTGAACGACACCTACTGGATCATCATGCCCTTCAAGCTTCGCGACCCGGGGACCCATCTCAAGTACGTGCGCCTGAAGCGGCTCGGCGGCAAGGACTACGACGTGCTGCAGCTCTCGTTCGACAGGGGCGTCGGGCTCACCTCCGGCGACCGCTACACCCTCTATGTGAACCGCTCGACCCACCTGCTCGACAAGTGGGACATGATGCTGGAGGGGAAGAAGCCTCCCCCGGCAACCTCCACGTGGGAGCAGTGGACGCCGATCGGCCCCGTCAAGCTGGCCCTGAATCATCGCCTCCAGGGCAAGCCGGTGGAGATCCGCTTCGACAACGTGGCCGTCCCGCAGACCATGGACCCCGGAGTTTTCGCCAACGCTCGCGTCCCGGGCTAA
- the bcp gene encoding thioredoxin-dependent thiol peroxidase translates to MPKRRGAKPGGPDWPGENLTVGMPAPDFELPSTLGRKVTLHEFRGKRVILYFYPKDDTPGCTMEACAFRDNLPRIQAKDGIVLGISLDDELSHQRFAQKYNLPFPLLADVDAAVCRQYGVYKEKNMYGRSFWGIERTTFVVDREGKVENVFRRVKVEGHADEVLATLAV, encoded by the coding sequence ATTCCGAAGCGGCGCGGCGCCAAGCCGGGCGGCCCCGATTGGCCCGGCGAGAACCTCACCGTCGGCATGCCGGCGCCGGACTTCGAGCTGCCGAGCACGCTGGGGCGCAAGGTGACTCTGCACGAATTCCGCGGCAAGCGCGTCATCCTCTACTTCTACCCCAAGGACGACACGCCGGGATGCACCATGGAGGCCTGCGCCTTCCGCGACAACCTGCCCCGCATCCAGGCCAAGGACGGCATCGTCCTGGGGATCAGCCTGGACGACGAGTTGAGCCACCAGCGCTTCGCGCAGAAGTACAACCTGCCCTTCCCGCTCCTGGCCGACGTCGACGCGGCGGTCTGCCGCCAGTACGGCGTCTACAAGGAGAAGAACATGTACGGCCGTTCGTTCTGGGGCATCGAGCGCACGACGTTCGTGGTCGATCGCGAAGGCAAGGTCGAGAACGTATTCCGCCGGGTCAAGGTCGAGGGGCACGCCGACGAAGTGCTCGCGACCCTCGCCGTCTAG
- a CDS encoding cysteine desulfurase-like protein: MSPSDFPVDALRARFPALREAGDREIFFDNAAGAQVPDDVIEAVREHLVRRGVNRGGLFARSIEVDRQIAAARQAVATFLNARSPEEIVFGLNSTSLIRMAAEAARPLFAAGDRVVVTQLDHEANVGPWLRLEREGVAPLVWKVRGAEARLDVDDLRDLLHESGGRARLVALPLASNAIGRIVDVAAAARVAREAGALVFVDAVHFAPHGPIDVQAFGADFLAFSGYKIFGPHVGFLWGRAESYRRLAPVHDFFIPAEAPYGFEGGTQNFEAMAGMAAALRYVMEIGAERIRAYEMELASALVEEMCRVPGLSILGDADPARVVARVPTVAFTMERATPRAIVERLAERGIHAREGHMYAPRLIEAVGRDAVARVSLCHYNTRGEIARLGEALRSLG, encoded by the coding sequence ATGTCGCCGTCTGACTTCCCGGTGGACGCGCTGCGCGCGCGGTTTCCCGCCCTGCGCGAGGCCGGCGACCGGGAGATCTTCTTCGACAACGCCGCGGGCGCCCAGGTCCCCGATGACGTGATCGAGGCGGTGCGCGAGCACCTGGTCCGCCGCGGGGTGAACCGCGGCGGGCTCTTCGCGCGCTCGATCGAGGTGGACCGGCAGATCGCCGCTGCGCGCCAGGCCGTCGCCACCTTCCTGAACGCCCGCTCGCCCGAAGAGATCGTCTTCGGCCTGAATTCCACGTCGCTCATTCGCATGGCGGCCGAAGCGGCGCGCCCGCTCTTTGCGGCGGGAGACCGCGTCGTCGTCACGCAGCTCGACCACGAGGCGAACGTCGGCCCCTGGCTCCGGCTGGAGCGCGAGGGCGTCGCGCCGCTGGTCTGGAAGGTGCGCGGCGCCGAGGCGCGGCTCGACGTGGACGATCTCCGGGACCTCTTGCACGAATCGGGCGGACGCGCGCGTCTTGTCGCCCTGCCGCTCGCCTCGAACGCCATCGGCCGGATCGTCGACGTGGCGGCGGCCGCGCGCGTGGCCCGGGAAGCGGGCGCGCTCGTCTTCGTGGACGCCGTCCACTTCGCCCCGCACGGGCCGATCGACGTCCAGGCGTTCGGCGCCGACTTCCTCGCTTTCTCGGGCTATAAGATCTTCGGCCCCCACGTCGGATTCCTGTGGGGGCGCGCGGAGTCGTACCGGCGTCTGGCGCCGGTGCACGATTTCTTCATCCCGGCCGAGGCGCCGTACGGATTCGAGGGGGGCACGCAGAACTTCGAGGCGATGGCTGGAATGGCCGCCGCGCTCCGCTACGTGATGGAGATCGGCGCCGAGCGGATCCGCGCCTACGAGATGGAGCTGGCGTCGGCGCTCGTCGAGGAGATGTGCCGCGTCCCCGGGCTCTCGATCCTCGGCGACGCCGATCCCGCGCGCGTAGTGGCGCGCGTTCCCACCGTGGCGTTCACGATGGAGCGTGCCACGCCGCGTGCGATCGTGGAGCGCCTGGCCGAGCGCGGCATCCACGCCCGCGAGGGGCACATGTACGCGCCGCGTCTGATCGAGGCGGTGGGACGCGACGCGGTCGCTCGCGTGAGTCTCTGCCACTACAACACGCGCGGGGAGATCGCGCGACTGGGCGAAGCGCTTCGGTCGCTGGGATGA
- a CDS encoding iron-sulfur cluster assembly accessory protein, which translates to MITLSEKAASEIRTIMEREGGTFEGVRVFVAGGGCSGLSYGMQIADEPATADDLVFEAGGVKVIVDVQSHQFLEGASIDFDDSLQGGGFKINNPNAVKSCGCGSSFATEESEGAAPGGGCGCGGSGGGCGSH; encoded by the coding sequence ATGATCACGTTGAGCGAAAAGGCCGCGTCCGAGATCAGGACCATCATGGAACGCGAGGGAGGCACGTTCGAAGGCGTGCGCGTCTTCGTCGCGGGCGGTGGGTGCTCGGGCCTCTCCTACGGCATGCAGATCGCCGACGAGCCCGCCACGGCCGACGACCTCGTCTTCGAGGCCGGGGGCGTCAAGGTGATCGTCGACGTTCAGAGCCACCAATTCCTCGAGGGAGCGTCGATCGACTTCGACGACTCGCTGCAGGGTGGCGGCTTCAAGATCAACAATCCGAACGCGGTGAAGAGCTGCGGCTGCGGCTCGTCCTTCGCGACCGAAGAGAGCGAAGGGGCGGCACCGGGCGGCGGATGCGGCTGCGGTGGGAGCGGCGGAGGCTGCGGAAGCCACTAA